One Pseudochaenichthys georgianus chromosome 7, fPseGeo1.2, whole genome shotgun sequence DNA segment encodes these proteins:
- the fkbp1ab gene encoding FKBP prolyl isomerase 1Ab has product MGVEIETITPGDGRTFPKKGQTCVVHYVGSLTDGRKFDSSRDRDKPFRFKIGKQEVIRGWEEGVVQMSVGQRAKLTCTPDFAYGNKGHPGIIPSNATLIFDVELLGLE; this is encoded by the exons ATGGGAGTCGAAATCGAGACTATAACCCCGGGCGACG GAAGGACTTTCCCCAAAAAAGGACAGACGTGCGTGGTGCATTATGTTG GCTCCCTGACAGACGGACGTAAGTTTGACTCGTCTCGTGACAGGGACAAGCCTTTCAGGTTCAAGATCGGCAAGCAGGAAGTGATCCGAGGCTGGGAAGAAGGTGTAGTG CAGATGAGCGTTGGTCAAAGGGCCAAGCTGACCTGCACACCTGACTTTGCTTATGGTAACAAAGGCCATCCGGGCATCATTCCTTCTAATGCTACCCTCATCTTTGATGTTGAGCTGCTGGGTTTGGAATGA